From a single Parambassis ranga chromosome 2, fParRan2.1, whole genome shotgun sequence genomic region:
- the gbx2 gene encoding homeobox protein GBX-2: protein MSAAFSPSFMVMQRPLGSTTAFSIDSLIGGPPQPSPGHFVYTGYPMFMPYRSVVLQPPPPPPPALQQALPPGHHAHPQIPSLQSGFCSSLAQGMALTSTLMASLPGGFSPSQQHQEAARKFGSQALHAVFDKTQELRLDAEDGKSFLQGKESAALPAFHDTDTPVQTSTVRALSKEDSKEDDCRKDESFSMDSDLDYSSDDNLTSMCHKEDGDGGGGALEDGPRLHGSAGGGSGAGGGAGSGGGKNRRRRTAFTSEQLLELEKEFHCKKYLSLTERSQIAHALKLSEVQVKIWFQNRRAKWKRVKAGNVNNKSGEPARNPKIVVPIPVHVSRFAIRSQHQQMEQARP, encoded by the exons ATGAGCGCAGCGTTCAGCCCGTCCTTCATGGTGATGCAGCGGCCACTCGGAAGCACCACCGCCTTCAGCATTGACTCTCTGATCGGGGGGCCCCCGCAGCCCAGCCCGGGACACTTTGTCTACACCGGGTACCCGATGTTCATGCCGTACCGGTCGGTGGTGCTGCAGCCGCCCCCTCCGCCGCCGCCGGCCCTGCAGCAGGCTCTCCCCCCCGGTCACCACGCGCACCCGCAGATCCCCAGCCTGCAGAGCGGCTTCTGCTCCAGCCTGGCGCAGGGCATGGCGCTCACCTCCACGCTCATGGCGTCGCTGCCCGGCGGCTTCTCCCCGTCCCAGCAGCACCAGGAGGCGGCCAGGAAGTTCGGCTCGCAGGCGCTGCACGCGGTCTTCGACAAAACTCAGGAGCTGCGGCTGGACGCGGAGGACGGCAAGAGTTTCCTGCAGGGCAAGGAGTCCGCGGCGCTGCCGGCCTTCCACGACACGGACACGCCGGTGCAAACTTCCACAG TCAGAGCTCTCAGTAAAGAGGACTCCAAGGAGGACGACTGCCGCAAGGACGAGAGCTTCTCCATGGACAGCGACCTGGACTACAGCTCCGACGACAACCTCACCTCCATGTGCCACAAAGAGGACGGGGACGGCGGCGGAGGAGCTCTGGAGGACGGCCCGCGCCTGCACGGCTCCGCCGGCGGCGGCTCCGGGGCGGGAGGCGGCGCGGGGAGCGGCGGCGGCAAGAACCGGCGGCGGCGGACGGCGTTCACAAGcgagcagctgctggagctggagaaggagttCCACTGCAAGAAGTACCTGTCCCTCACCGAGCGCTCCCAGATCGCGCATGCGCTGAAGCTGAGCGAGGTGCAGGTGAAGATCTGGTTCCAGAACCGGCGCGCCAAGTGGAAACGGGTCAAAGCCGGCAACGTCAACAACAAGTCCGGGGAGCCGGCGCGGAACCCCAAGATAGTTGTTCCCATCCCGGTGCACGTCAGCCGCTTCGCAATAAGGAGTCAGcaccagcagatggagcagGCCAGACCGTAG